In the Microplitis mediator isolate UGA2020A chromosome 5, iyMicMedi2.1, whole genome shotgun sequence genome, ttacatacctTGTGGACTTGATGTGAAACGATGTGGGTAAAATAATCAGAAGACtgttgttgatttttttatggagCAATTCGTTTTGTCTGCACTCACAAtaatattaaacaataaataaattcatttgtaattactaacaacaacaacaataattaataaaaccaagtaacaacaacaaaaaaaaaaaattcacaacaAACTCactgaaataaataacaactCGCGTTGATGTTTACTTGATGTTACTCCGCAAAATATCATTCCGAGCTCCTCTCTGGACTTTGACGACGTGGAGGATGAGAAAAGAGAGAAGTACCGAGCAACAGAAAGTAGAGGAGGAGAAGAGAAACCGCGACGTCGAGATTGCCACAGGAGGCTGCGTTGACGGTcttcttgttattttttacccGTTAATTGTGAGCCAGAACGGGACCCAAGGGTTCAAATATTAGATCGGTCACCACACGCGAGTCAAAGTAACTCGTAGTTTAACTACACAGGACactatatatttgtatatatgttgGATTTGAGTTGAGCAAACAGTATTATTCTTAAATGTACACCAGGTATTAGTTTATTCTTCGTTAGACACagagcagcagcagcagcggcAACAGGCCACGGTGACCGGCACATTAACACGTCCGCTCGGTGAGTTTCGACGAGACTCGGGCCCCGGTTTGCCAGGTGGAAGAGGTAGAGAGGTTCCCCCTGTACCTCCCCGTACCTCTCGCCGCTTATCGCTACGCTACCTGTACCTGAGTAACACCGACTGTCTGTGTACCGTGTACTGGGTTTAGTTGTAGTTGGTTAAGACTGTGACCATCATGGATACCAAAGTACATTTACTAGTCAGCTTGGCCGAGagagagataaaataaaacatgaacCAAGAATCCATGACCAAGCCGCCGCCCCAACCAACGATTCTTCTTTCATTTCTCATTATTCTCTCATACtcatataatattaatataaaacacatatatatataaagacatatatagatatacgcTGAACATACTCCATTACATATCTTATCacatgaaaaatttcttaagttAAATCCAAACTACAGTTGTGTAAATTATccaacttatatttttttaaattatacatgAACTTTTTTAGTTCTGAGCTATGATGAagattacatattttttaaataacttttgattattttttttattaattattttaattaactagtGATGAATGATTGGATGcaacgaaaaataattttatagaatattgtacatatatttttttacatagatATAATTTGAAAGAGTATACTCTCGATACATAagcattttttatagatacgACAGtgctgttttttttattttatagttaataattaatctcaTTTAATCCTTCCTCTTACATACTGCTAAATACTAtacattcatatttatattaatacattaaatattattatggaAGCGCAATATCGCTGTAGTGAGACACCATTTATCCTTggttagattttaaaaatattttttattagtgatgttaaaaataagttacacagaaaaaattgttttcttggcttaaaaaaatttttacttcgaaaattttcatgataccgAAGTAAaccatgatcctgaagttggcagacaattaaaaatttttgaattttattttcaacactttaattaaaaaaaaaactaaaaaaatgcacatgtggaaaattaaaaaaactataggtgcaatttttttaaatatttttttttttaatttatcgcttaaaaaaaaattcaaaaattattagacggctgctaacttcagtttcATAGTAAACCGacgtctaaaaatttttggatttttttttaagcgataaataattaaaaaaaaaaatatttcaaaaaattgcacttatagtttttaaaattttctacatgtgcatatttttttttttttttttttctgtaattgatgtattttaaaaaattcgaaaattgtcaattgtccgttaatttcaaaatcgttggatcaagaaattttttttagtcctaaaaaaattttagttttcatttcgtaatgaaaaatttttcttgcactaagaaatcatttttttctgtgtaggattaaatttttgaaaaataagttttataaatcatataaataatttaacaaactagctaacgagtttttttttgtttaacgcCTTTGAGGCTCGATAGTTTTTGCATACAAGTACAAATTCCTCGGCAGAGTTAagttttttgtatatatatacaaatagtaCAATAagactttaatttatttcacagGTAAAGATCGTAGTTGCATTGATCGCCCATCTTGGTACTGATAAAAATAGTCTATAAataatatctatatttatttatatttttactctttGATTTATTGAGggctttatatattttttttaaatgaaaaaagcaaTTATTGGTTTTAGTTTTAGTTCACTTATTGGACACAGATGTAAGAAGCCGACGACGTAGTTCATtaaacgataaaataaaatgttatgtTTATgtcacatatttatttattaatcacaggactttaataaatatttattttactgaagAAGAGCTGAAATGTcccatattttaataatacgaTCCTGACCAACTGTTAATAATTTACGCCGTGATATATCGAGGTTCATGGACATAATGCTGTGTTTTGCATCATGAAATGATGCCATTGCCGTttggctgaaaaaaaaaaattacataaataaatttataaaaaaagaacacaatgataattataaatatttacttggcAGCTTTTAATTGAGTATGACAGGGATCACAAACTCGTACTTCAAATTCAAAACCCATTGGAGGAATAGGAATACGTTGTGCTGAACACTGAGCACAGAGAGCTCGCCCACAATTTCTACAATGATGTTGTCTCAATCCCAACTGTCTTTGATCCATCATTGCTCTCATATTCCAAAAGAAAGGTCGCCCGCAAgacttgaataattattatcacatttaataaatatataaaattatttattaatgtaattatttacctCGCAGGTATCAGATTCTTTCCAAGGTGCAGTTTCTCTCCTTGCCTCAGCCATATTCCAACAAACAATAACACCATCTTCTCCACCGGAAAATAGCACATGCTCATCATGCGCGTAACATAGTGCTGTTACTTTATTACGATGCCCGCGTAATTCATAACCAACACCTTCGCCTCCTCCGATATCCATAACTCTTATTGTCTGATCAAAACTtccggaaaataataattgtttctCTGGATCCCATGCCAGGGATCTGATACTCGCAGTATGCGCGGCAAATAATGCAACCAATGATATTGAAGT is a window encoding:
- the LOC130667454 gene encoding WD repeat and FYVE domain-containing protein 2, with amino-acid sequence MAAEIKPAPGVSNDKFSSSRKPILLSKLEGCNDDIHAAIIIPKEEGVISVCDDRTVRVWLKRDSGQYWPSVCQYMASGATAMDYHVESRRLFVGLENGSIDEFLLEQDYNRMTAMREYVAHRARITAIVFSALHGWVMSVSRDKTFQLHCSETGKRLGSYGYGNKQTVDNSSWLTTLQFDEQSKYAFVGNYEGSVTMLKIDNTSISLVALFAAHTASIRSLAWDPEKQLLFSGSFDQTIRVMDIGGGEGVGYELRGHRNKVTALCYAHDEHVLFSGGEDGVIVCWNMAEARRETAPWKESDTCESCGRPFFWNMRAMMDQRQLGLRQHHCRNCGRALCAQCSAQRIPIPPMGFEFEVRVCDPCHTQLKAANQTAMASFHDAKHSIMSMNLDISRRKLLTVGQDRIIKIWDISALLQ